A genomic stretch from Astatotilapia calliptera chromosome 4, fAstCal1.2, whole genome shotgun sequence includes:
- the b9d1 gene encoding B9 domain-containing protein 1, with the protein MAASNPSVFLLTVNGHIEGANFPEYDNLYCKYCFVYGHDWAPTTGLEEGITQIASKSSQASHRLIWNFPLGTTFKSTNPSGWPQLVVSVYGPDVFGNDVVRGYGATHIPFTPGQHTKTIPMFVPEPTWRLQKFTGWLTGRRPEYTDPKVVAQGEGREVTRVHSQGFVSVSFLIMTKDMKKMDYETGPSGPANKPSATSG; encoded by the exons ATGGCTGCAAGCAACCCATCCGTGTTTCTTCTTACGGTGAACGGACATATTGAGGGAGCGAAC TTTCCAGAGTATGACAACTTGTACTGCAAATATTGTTTTGTCTACGGCCACGACTGGGCTCCCACCACG GGGTTGGAGGAAGGCATCACGCAAATTGCTAGTAAAAGCAGCCAAGCTTCGCACAGGTTGATATGGAACTTCCCACTGGGAACAACATTTAAGAGCACAAATCCATCTGGAT GGCCTCAGCTTGTGGTGAGTGTTTATGGTCCAGATGTTTTTGGCAACGATGTGGTCAGAGGCTACGGAGCAACACACATCCCCTTCACACCAGGACA GCATACGAAAACCATTCCCATGTTTGTTCCTGAGCCCACATGGAGACTTCAGAAGTTCACAGG GTGGTTGACGGGACGACGGCCTGAATACACAGATCCTAAAGTGGTGGCCCAGGGTGAGGGCAGAGAAG TGACTAGAGTTCATTCACAAGGCTTTGTGTCAGTCTCCTTTCTCATCATGACTAAAGACATGAAGAAGATGGACTATGAGACGGGACCATCAGGCCCGGCAAACAAGCCCTCTGCCACATCTGGCTGA